A DNA window from Halomonas zincidurans B6 contains the following coding sequences:
- a CDS encoding ATP-binding protein, with translation MQQPTPLPLSTPNRNLVRLTFVRGITWTGFLAAIIIGIEIFDFQLSVTPVIGVIGAMGLINIASWWRLGRPRSVTDLEYLLHLLADIAGLTLLFYYTGGATNPFISYYLVPVTIAAATLPWRHAWIIASAALTGYTFLMLFYEPVPQLSHAVVGLGISLHVLGMWLNFGLSASLVTFFIYKMAHALRRRDRALSRTREAALRNEQVLAVATQAAGTAHELGTPLSTMAVLLTEMRRDAVDQPTLTADIDLLREQVDTCKARLQQLVANADRRRLAEPDSRPAIAWLEQVIQRWLVLRPDVTHRVEILGKRGTPLLAIDATLEQALMNLLNNAADANPEDIVISLDWNADEVIIDIRDHGPGVAMSIADQLGDTFVSTKSKGMGIGLFLTHATINRFAGGVSLYNHEEGGTLTEVKLPRLLAGQ, from the coding sequence ATGCAACAGCCGACCCCCCTGCCCTTGTCGACCCCCAACCGCAACCTGGTCCGGCTGACCTTCGTGCGCGGCATCACCTGGACCGGCTTTCTCGCGGCGATCATCATCGGCATCGAGATCTTCGACTTCCAGTTGAGCGTCACCCCGGTGATCGGCGTGATCGGCGCCATGGGGCTGATCAATATCGCCAGTTGGTGGCGGCTCGGCCGGCCCCGCTCGGTTACCGATCTGGAATATCTGCTGCATCTGCTCGCCGACATCGCCGGGTTGACGCTGCTGTTCTACTACACCGGCGGAGCGACCAATCCGTTCATTTCCTATTACCTGGTGCCGGTGACCATCGCCGCCGCCACGCTGCCCTGGCGCCACGCCTGGATCATCGCCAGCGCCGCGCTGACCGGCTACACCTTCCTGATGCTGTTCTACGAGCCGGTCCCGCAGCTCAGCCACGCCGTGGTCGGCCTCGGTATCAGCCTGCACGTGCTTGGCATGTGGCTGAATTTCGGCCTGTCGGCAAGCCTGGTGACCTTTTTCATCTACAAGATGGCGCATGCCCTGCGGCGTCGCGACAGGGCGCTGTCGCGGACCCGCGAGGCGGCACTGCGCAACGAACAGGTGCTCGCGGTGGCCACCCAGGCCGCGGGTACCGCCCATGAACTGGGCACGCCGCTGTCGACCATGGCGGTACTGCTCACCGAGATGCGCCGCGATGCCGTCGACCAGCCAACGCTGACGGCCGATATCGACCTGTTGCGTGAACAGGTCGATACCTGCAAGGCGCGCCTTCAGCAACTGGTCGCCAACGCCGATCGGCGGCGCCTCGCCGAGCCCGATTCGCGCCCCGCCATCGCCTGGCTCGAGCAGGTGATCCAGCGCTGGCTGGTGCTGCGCCCGGATGTCACCCACCGGGTCGAGATCCTCGGCAAGCGCGGCACGCCGCTGCTGGCGATCGACGCGACGCTGGAGCAGGCGTTGATGAACCTGCTCAACAATGCCGCCGACGCCAACCCCGAGGATATCGTCATCAGCCTCGACTGGAACGCCGACGAGGTGATCATCGATATCCGCGATCACGGCCCCGGAGTGGCCATGTCGATCGCCGACCAGCTGGGTGACACCTTCGTATCGACCAAGAGCAAGGGCATGGGCATCGGGCTGTTTCTCACCCACGCCACCATCAACCGCTTCGCCGGCGGGGTAAGCCTGTACAATCATGAAGAGGGCGGC
- a CDS encoding peptide chain release factor 3, which yields MTASQIAQEAGLRRTFAIISHPDAGKTTITEKMLLFGNAIQLAGSVKSKRNDRHATSDWMKMEQERGISVTTSVMQFPYNGRIVNLLDTPGHEDFSEDTYRTLTAVDSALMVIDGAKGVEARTIKLMEVCRLRTTPILTFINKMDRDTRDPVEVMDEVETVLNIQCAPMTWPIGMGRHFRGVYHLYNDVIHLYKQGQGSRIPDDVRIEGLANPEVDEVLGADQAEELRMEVELVRGASHEFDLEAYRRGELTPVYFGTAMGNFGVREMLDGFVEYAPMPQARETDTRDVSADDERFSGFVFKIQANMDPKHRDRVAFLRVCSGKYEKNMKMRHVRIGKDVKIADALTFMASDRAQVEQAWPGDIIGLHNHGTIQIGDTFTVGEEMRFTGIPHFAPELFKRVRLRDPLKTKALQKGLQQLSEEGATQVFMPLDNNDLILGAVGSLQFDVVAHRLREEYKVDCIYEAVNVQTARWVYCDDARKLDEFRCKASSNLALDGGGYLTYIAPTRVNLQMTQERWPEVRFNATREH from the coding sequence ATGACAGCCAGCCAGATAGCCCAAGAAGCCGGGCTTAGAAGAACTTTTGCCATTATTTCCCACCCCGACGCGGGCAAGACCACTATCACCGAGAAGATGCTGCTGTTCGGCAACGCCATCCAGCTGGCCGGCTCGGTGAAGAGCAAGCGCAACGACCGGCATGCCACTTCCGACTGGATGAAGATGGAGCAGGAGCGCGGCATCTCGGTGACCACCTCGGTGATGCAGTTCCCGTACAACGGGCGGATCGTCAATCTGCTCGACACGCCCGGGCACGAGGACTTCTCCGAGGACACCTACCGCACCCTGACCGCGGTGGACTCGGCGCTGATGGTGATCGACGGCGCCAAGGGCGTCGAGGCCCGCACCATCAAGCTGATGGAGGTCTGCCGGCTGCGCACCACGCCGATTCTGACCTTCATCAACAAGATGGACCGCGACACCCGCGATCCGGTCGAGGTGATGGACGAGGTCGAGACCGTCCTGAACATCCAGTGCGCGCCGATGACCTGGCCGATCGGCATGGGGCGGCATTTCCGCGGCGTCTACCATCTCTACAACGACGTCATCCATCTCTACAAGCAGGGCCAGGGCAGCCGCATCCCCGACGACGTGCGCATCGAGGGGCTCGCCAACCCCGAGGTCGACGAGGTGCTGGGCGCCGATCAGGCCGAGGAGCTGCGCATGGAGGTCGAGCTGGTGCGCGGGGCATCGCACGAATTCGACCTCGAGGCGTATCGCCGCGGCGAGCTGACGCCGGTCTACTTCGGCACCGCGATGGGCAACTTCGGCGTGCGCGAGATGCTCGACGGCTTCGTCGAGTACGCGCCGATGCCGCAGGCCCGCGAGACCGATACCCGCGACGTCAGCGCCGACGACGAGCGCTTTTCCGGCTTCGTATTCAAGATCCAGGCCAACATGGACCCCAAGCACCGCGACCGGGTGGCCTTCCTGCGGGTCTGCTCGGGCAAGTACGAGAAGAACATGAAGATGCGCCATGTACGGATCGGCAAGGACGTCAAGATTGCCGACGCGCTGACCTTCATGGCCTCCGACCGGGCGCAGGTCGAACAGGCCTGGCCGGGCGACATCATTGGCCTGCACAACCACGGCACCATCCAGATCGGCGATACCTTCACCGTCGGCGAGGAGATGCGCTTCACCGGCATCCCGCACTTCGCTCCGGAGCTCTTCAAGCGCGTGCGGTTGCGTGATCCGCTCAAGACCAAGGCGTTGCAGAAGGGCCTTCAGCAGCTTTCCGAGGAGGGCGCGACCCAGGTGTTCATGCCGCTCGACAACAACGACCTGATTCTCGGCGCGGTGGGCTCGCTGCAGTTCGACGTGGTCGCCCACCGGCTCAGGGAGGAATACAAGGTCGACTGCATCTACGAGGCGGTCAATGTGCAGACCGCGCGCTGGGTGTACTGCGACGACGCCAGGAAACTCGACGAGTTCCGGTGCAAGGCCAGCAGCAACCTGGCTCTGGATGGTGGCGGCTACCTTACCTATATTGCGCCGACCCGCGTCAATCTGCAGATGACCCAGGAGCGCTGGCCCGAGGTGCGCTTCAACGCCACCCGCGAGCACTGA
- a CDS encoding TatD family hydrolase: MLIDAHCHLDFAAFDADRQAMFERAHAAGVGHFVVPGTTRDSWPRVVALGGRDDVSIALGLHPAFMDRHAEENDLEALAQALDAHPEVVALGECGIDARFKDTLDAQWRLLDGQLKLAKARRLPVILHCVHANDKLGKRLRQLELPAGGLIHAFAGSADQAQRFIDLGFVVGLGGATTYPRAQRLQRAVAALPDDGYVLETDSPDMPLCGFQGQRNEPARIARVAEQVAKVRGQSVAEVTAHSATNTRRLFGIAG; encoded by the coding sequence ATGCTCATCGACGCTCACTGCCATCTCGATTTCGCGGCATTCGACGCCGATCGCCAGGCGATGTTCGAGCGCGCCCACGCCGCGGGCGTCGGCCATTTCGTGGTGCCCGGTACGACCCGGGACAGTTGGCCGCGGGTCGTCGCGCTGGGCGGGCGCGACGACGTCAGCATTGCGTTGGGCCTGCATCCCGCCTTCATGGATCGCCACGCCGAGGAAAATGACCTCGAGGCGCTGGCGCAGGCGCTGGACGCGCATCCCGAAGTCGTGGCGCTGGGCGAGTGCGGCATCGATGCGCGCTTTAAGGACACCCTCGACGCCCAATGGCGACTGCTCGACGGCCAGTTGAAGTTGGCCAAGGCGCGTCGCCTGCCGGTGATCCTGCACTGCGTGCACGCCAACGACAAGCTCGGCAAGCGACTGCGTCAGCTCGAACTGCCGGCCGGCGGCTTGATCCACGCGTTCGCCGGCAGCGCCGACCAGGCGCAGCGCTTCATCGACCTGGGATTCGTGGTGGGACTGGGCGGGGCGACCACCTATCCGCGTGCCCAGCGGTTGCAGCGTGCCGTGGCGGCGCTGCCCGACGACGGTTACGTGCTGGAGACGGACAGCCCCGACATGCCGCTGTGCGGCTTTCAGGGTCAGCGCAACGAGCCGGCCCGGATCGCGCGGGTGGCCGAGCAGGTCGCCAAGGTGCGCGGTCAGAGCGTCGCCGAGGTGACGGCTCACAGTGCCACCAATACCCGGCGGCTGTTCGGCATCGCCGGTTAA
- a CDS encoding YgfZ/GcvT domain-containing protein, whose product MSDWTAHLEQHGARLVDERHIEFGAQESAASARQQSLLAPLIHFAVLEIAGADAERFLQGQTSAQLKLADGNFAAPTSFCTAKGRMLANGQLLRVDEARFWLLLDASLLEPLRSHLAKFAVFYKVELTPRDDLAVLGLIGHDGPALVERRLDATAPTTWQQIALGGGVVLRHPGDLPRLVLCLPHDEAIGAWQNLARETLPVGNGVWQLHDIRAGLAWLEVSLQDSYLPQMFNWEALGGISFKKGCYTGQEVVARAHFRGQVKKRLARGRFEGDTLPEPGSAVSDADGKSRGDVVAAASDGDGRVEILAVMTTREVSEPLTVGGQRLEWLELPYPLERLDPEMLATSGG is encoded by the coding sequence ATGAGCGACTGGACCGCCCACCTTGAACAGCACGGTGCCCGCCTCGTCGACGAGCGGCATATCGAGTTCGGCGCGCAGGAATCCGCAGCGAGCGCACGGCAGCAGAGTCTACTCGCGCCGCTGATCCACTTCGCGGTACTCGAGATCGCCGGGGCGGATGCCGAACGTTTCCTGCAGGGCCAGACCAGCGCGCAATTGAAGCTCGCCGACGGCAATTTCGCCGCGCCCACCAGCTTCTGCACAGCCAAGGGACGCATGCTCGCCAACGGCCAGTTGCTGCGTGTCGACGAGGCGCGCTTCTGGTTGTTGCTGGATGCCAGCCTGCTCGAACCGCTGCGCAGCCATCTGGCCAAGTTCGCGGTGTTCTACAAGGTCGAGCTGACGCCGCGCGACGATCTCGCGGTGCTCGGGCTGATCGGACACGACGGCCCGGCGCTGGTCGAACGCCGGCTCGATGCCACGGCGCCGACCACCTGGCAGCAGATTGCGCTCGGTGGCGGCGTGGTGCTGCGCCACCCCGGCGACCTGCCGCGTCTGGTATTGTGCCTGCCGCACGACGAGGCCATCGGCGCCTGGCAGAACCTGGCTCGCGAGACGCTGCCGGTTGGCAATGGCGTATGGCAGTTGCACGATATCCGGGCCGGCCTGGCGTGGCTCGAAGTGAGCCTGCAGGACAGCTACCTGCCGCAGATGTTCAACTGGGAAGCGCTGGGCGGCATCAGTTTCAAGAAGGGTTGCTATACCGGTCAGGAGGTGGTCGCCCGCGCGCATTTCCGCGGCCAGGTCAAGAAGCGCCTGGCCCGCGGGCGATTCGAGGGCGATACGCTACCCGAGCCGGGCAGCGCCGTCAGCGACGCCGACGGCAAGTCACGTGGCGATGTGGTTGCCGCGGCGAGCGATGGCGACGGGCGTGTGGAGATCCTCGCGGTGATGACCACCCGCGAGGTCAGCGAGCCGCTGACGGTCGGCGGGCAGCGCCTCGAATGGCTCGAACTGCCCTACCCGCTCGAACGCCTTGACCCCGAGATGCTGGCCACCAGCGGCGGTTGA
- the treF gene encoding alpha,alpha-trehalase TreF: protein MDDRDVSGSDPHARVSQVAPADPLTPADRYAELFVAVQCGRIFDDSKTFVDCIPRQDPEAILAAYRARKDTPGFDLASFVDEHFIPEREPFSNYVSPPEQPLRVHIDGLWDVLTRRPQQHPRYSSLLPLPYAYVVPGGRFRELYYWDSHFTMLGLAESGRPHLMRAMAGNFAYLIDTYGHVPNGNRTYYLSRSQPPVFAMMVDLFARYGVIRRSLDYLPQLRKEYAYWMAGADTLRPGEAHRSCVHLGDGTLLNRYWDERDTPREEAYLEDVLTARQSTRPAREVYRDLRAGAASGWDFSSRWLDDAQQLASIRTTALLPVDLNSFLFKLETQIARLSAMGGDIETSRHFQRKADERAQAIGRVMWDERAGAFFDFDWQRGRLCTALTAATVTPLYVGLASREQARRIARTVRQRLLSAGGIATTEIDSDQQWDHPNGWAPLQWLAKRGFDQYDETALAQDISDRWLKTVGKLYERKNKLIEKYSLIPMQAGAVGGGGGEYPLQDGFGWTNGVTRRLLRDSPRHSANQSRAQKP from the coding sequence ATGGATGATCGCGATGTATCCGGTAGCGACCCTCACGCTCGGGTCAGCCAGGTCGCGCCGGCCGATCCATTGACGCCGGCCGATCGCTACGCCGAATTGTTCGTCGCCGTGCAGTGCGGCCGGATCTTCGACGACAGCAAAACATTCGTCGATTGCATCCCGCGTCAGGACCCCGAGGCGATTCTGGCGGCTTACCGGGCACGCAAGGATACGCCGGGCTTCGATCTCGCCAGTTTCGTCGACGAGCACTTCATCCCAGAGCGCGAGCCGTTCAGCAATTACGTCTCGCCACCCGAACAGCCACTGCGGGTGCATATCGACGGTCTGTGGGACGTACTCACGCGCCGTCCCCAGCAACACCCCAGGTACTCGTCGCTGTTGCCGTTACCCTATGCCTACGTGGTGCCGGGAGGGCGCTTTCGCGAACTGTACTATTGGGATTCGCACTTCACGATGCTGGGTCTTGCCGAGAGCGGCCGCCCGCACCTGATGCGCGCCATGGCCGGCAACTTCGCCTATCTGATCGATACCTACGGGCACGTTCCCAACGGCAATCGCACCTATTACCTCAGCCGCTCGCAGCCGCCGGTATTCGCCATGATGGTCGATCTGTTCGCCCGCTACGGGGTCATCAGGCGTTCGCTCGACTACCTGCCGCAGCTGCGCAAGGAGTACGCCTACTGGATGGCCGGCGCCGACACCCTGCGCCCCGGCGAGGCTCACCGCAGTTGCGTCCACCTGGGCGACGGCACCCTGCTCAACCGCTATTGGGACGAGCGCGACACGCCCCGCGAGGAGGCGTATCTCGAGGACGTACTGACGGCTCGGCAATCGACGCGCCCGGCCCGAGAGGTCTATCGCGATCTACGCGCCGGGGCGGCCTCGGGGTGGGATTTCAGCTCGCGATGGCTCGACGATGCGCAGCAGCTGGCAAGCATACGCACCACGGCCCTGCTGCCGGTCGATCTCAACAGCTTCCTGTTCAAACTCGAAACCCAGATCGCACGGCTCAGCGCGATGGGTGGCGATATCGAAACCTCCAGGCACTTTCAACGCAAAGCCGACGAGCGCGCTCAGGCGATCGGGCGTGTCATGTGGGACGAGCGGGCCGGCGCCTTTTTCGATTTCGACTGGCAGCGTGGCCGGCTGTGCACGGCGCTGACTGCGGCGACGGTAACCCCGCTCTACGTTGGTCTGGCCAGTCGCGAGCAGGCGCGGCGCATCGCCAGGACGGTCCGCCAGCGGCTGCTCAGCGCCGGGGGCATCGCCACCACCGAGATCGACAGCGATCAGCAATGGGATCATCCCAACGGCTGGGCCCCGCTGCAATGGCTGGCAAAGCGCGGTTTTGATCAGTATGACGAGACGGCGCTCGCTCAGGACATCTCGGATCGCTGGCTCAAGACGGTCGGCAAACTCTACGAGCGCAAGAACAAGCTGATCGAGAAGTATTCGCTGATTCCCATGCAGGCGGGTGCAGTCGGCGGCGGTGGCGGCGAATATCCGCTGCAGGATGGCTTCGGCTGGACCAATGGCGTGACGCGCAGGCTGCTTCGCGACAGCCCGCGACACTCGGCGAATCAGAGTCGGGCGCAGAAACCGTAA
- the zwf gene encoding glucose-6-phosphate dehydrogenase — protein MAYSQSSQAPTPPPATLFLFGASGDLVKRLLVPSLYSLFRTGLLDPALQIVGIDHVSGNDESFRRHLADFLAAQADDPDAEAGEIDLEQWPDFAQRLRYIQGDFTQADTYRQITRAIQASPTRNALFYLATAPRFFADIAERLGDAGLLQEAAEQYRRVLVEKPFGHDLASARALNERLLAVMAEHQIYRIDHFLGKETVQNVLVARFANVLFEPLWNNHYIDHIQITAAETVGVEQRGNFYDKNGALRDMVPNHLFQLLAMVAIEPPAAFDADALRSEKSKLLGAIRPWSMEEARHNSARGQYRAGTLKGEPVPGYRDEPDVDADSNTETYVAIKLVIDNWRWAGVPFYLRTGKRMGARDTEIAICFKPAPYAQFRDTRVDRLESNYLIIQIQPDEGIWLDFEAKRPGPTLDLETVQMGFAYEDFFALPPSTGYETLLYDCLTGDQMLFQRADTIENGWRAVQPFLEAWKDDPRTDGYAAGEDGPPSADELIGRDGRNWHQVGRQRPGTDREQAEE, from the coding sequence ATGGCTTACTCTCAATCTTCACAAGCTCCCACGCCCCCTCCGGCCACGCTGTTCCTGTTCGGCGCCAGCGGCGATCTGGTCAAGCGTCTGCTCGTTCCTTCGCTCTATTCGCTTTTCCGCACGGGCCTGCTCGATCCGGCGCTGCAGATCGTGGGCATCGATCATGTGTCGGGCAATGACGAGAGCTTTCGCCGGCATCTGGCCGACTTCCTCGCCGCCCAGGCGGACGACCCGGATGCCGAGGCCGGTGAGATCGACCTCGAGCAATGGCCGGATTTTGCCCAACGGCTGCGCTATATCCAAGGTGATTTCACCCAGGCCGACACCTATCGACAGATTACTCGGGCCATCCAGGCGAGCCCGACACGCAATGCCCTGTTCTATCTCGCGACTGCGCCGCGTTTCTTTGCCGACATCGCCGAACGATTGGGTGACGCCGGATTGCTGCAAGAAGCTGCCGAGCAGTATCGGCGCGTCCTGGTCGAGAAGCCGTTCGGCCACGATCTCGCCTCGGCGCGGGCGCTCAATGAGCGCCTGCTCGCGGTCATGGCGGAGCACCAGATCTATCGCATCGACCATTTTCTCGGCAAGGAAACGGTCCAGAACGTTCTGGTGGCGCGTTTTGCCAACGTGCTGTTCGAACCGCTCTGGAACAACCATTACATCGATCATATCCAGATCACCGCCGCCGAAACCGTGGGCGTGGAACAGCGCGGCAACTTTTACGACAAGAACGGCGCCCTGCGCGACATGGTGCCCAATCATCTGTTTCAGCTGCTGGCGATGGTGGCGATCGAGCCGCCCGCCGCCTTCGACGCCGATGCCCTGCGCAGCGAGAAATCCAAGCTGCTGGGCGCCATCCGTCCCTGGTCGATGGAAGAGGCCCGGCATAACTCCGCGCGTGGACAGTATCGGGCAGGCACCTTGAAAGGCGAGCCGGTCCCGGGCTATCGCGACGAGCCCGATGTCGACGCCGACAGCAATACCGAAACCTATGTCGCCATCAAGCTCGTGATCGACAATTGGCGTTGGGCGGGCGTGCCCTTTTACCTGCGCACCGGCAAGCGCATGGGCGCCCGCGATACCGAAATCGCCATCTGCTTCAAGCCGGCGCCCTATGCTCAGTTCCGCGATACGAGAGTAGATCGACTCGAATCCAACTATCTGATCATTCAGATCCAGCCTGATGAAGGCATATGGCTGGACTTCGAGGCCAAACGGCCTGGACCCACCCTGGACCTGGAAACCGTCCAGATGGGCTTTGCCTACGAGGATTTCTTCGCGCTTCCCCCCTCGACAGGCTACGAAACCCTGCTCTATGACTGTCTGACCGGCGACCAGATGCTCTTTCAACGCGCCGACACCATCGAGAACGGTTGGCGGGCCGTACAGCCATTCCTGGAGGCCTGGAAGGATGATCCGCGTACCGATGGGTACGCGGCCGGGGAGGATGGCCCGCCGAGCGCCGACGAACTGATCGGGCGCGACGGGCGCAACTGGCACCAGGTAGGCAGGCAGCGGCCCGGAACAGATCGTGAGCAGGCGGAAGAATAG
- a CDS encoding OsmC family protein, producing MTITVISSDGHSLRQRVELEHFDDLFVDAPAIVGGDESAPDPHDYFDLALGACKAITARMYARRKQWPLSGVTVTVTRNDREERQGRYYLYVSLAFAGIDDPDQLQRLLEIADRCPIHRLITDSTVEIRSRLASDQGPSA from the coding sequence ATGACGATCACGGTGATCAGCAGCGATGGCCACAGCCTGCGCCAGCGCGTCGAGCTGGAGCATTTCGACGACCTGTTCGTCGATGCGCCGGCCATCGTCGGCGGCGACGAGAGTGCGCCCGATCCGCACGACTACTTCGACCTGGCGCTGGGCGCCTGCAAGGCGATCACCGCGCGCATGTACGCCCGGCGCAAGCAGTGGCCACTGAGCGGAGTCACGGTCACCGTGACCCGCAACGACCGCGAGGAACGCCAGGGGCGTTATTATCTATATGTGTCGTTGGCCTTCGCAGGGATCGACGATCCCGACCAGCTCCAACGCCTGCTCGAGATCGCCGATCGTTGCCCGATCCATCGCCTGATCACCGACTCGACCGTCGAGATTCGCAGCCGGTTGGCCTCGGATCAGGGTCCGAGCGCTTGA
- the uvrB gene encoding excinuclease ABC subunit UvrB: MSKPFRIQSRYRPAGDQPTAIEGLVKGLEAGLAHQTLLGVTGSGKTFTMANVVERLQRPTIVLAPNKTLAAQLYGEFKSFLPDNAVEYFVSYYDYYQPEAYVPSSDTFIEKDASINDHIEQMRLSATKALLERRDSLIVASVSAIYGLGDPDQYLKMRLHFNRGEQIDQRAFLRRLAELQYTRNDMDFRRGTYRVRGDVIDVFPADSEEEAVRIELFDDEIETISLFDPLTGEMRGKLPRMTIYPKSHYVTPRETILAAADRIKAELAERLEWLRNHDKLVEAQRLEQRTLYDLEMMHELGYCNGIENYSRYLSGRQPGEPPPTFFDYLPPDAILFIDESHVSVPQVGGMYKGDRSRKETLVEYGFRLPSALDNRPMTFDEWERICPQTVFVSATPGPYEAKHAGQVVEQVVRPTGLVDPEIEVRPASTQVDDLLSEIRLRTEVGERVLVTTLTKRMAEDLTEYLDEHDIRVRYLHSDIDTVERVEILRDLRLGKFDVLVGINLLREGLDIPEVSLVAILDADKEGFLRAERSLIQTIGRAARNANGKAILYGDRVTDSMRRAIDETERRRNKQIAHNEAHGIVPRTVTKSVADIMEGAQTPGKKGSRRKGERKVAEGPGEYGIEALRNLTVPELTREIAKIEDAMHEAAHNLEFEEAARLRDRVQTLNARLIELK; the protein is encoded by the coding sequence ATGAGCAAACCATTTCGCATCCAATCCAGGTATCGGCCGGCAGGCGATCAGCCCACCGCCATCGAGGGGCTGGTCAAGGGCCTCGAGGCGGGTCTGGCGCACCAGACCCTGCTCGGCGTCACCGGCTCGGGCAAGACCTTCACCATGGCCAACGTGGTCGAGCGCCTGCAGCGTCCGACCATCGTGCTGGCGCCCAACAAGACGCTGGCCGCGCAGCTCTACGGCGAGTTCAAGTCGTTTTTGCCCGACAACGCGGTGGAGTATTTCGTGTCCTATTACGATTACTACCAGCCCGAGGCCTACGTGCCCTCGTCGGATACCTTCATCGAGAAGGATGCCTCGATCAACGACCATATCGAGCAGATGCGGCTGTCGGCGACCAAGGCGCTGCTCGAACGCCGCGACTCGCTGATCGTGGCCTCGGTGTCGGCGATCTACGGGCTGGGCGATCCGGACCAGTACCTGAAGATGCGCCTGCACTTCAATCGCGGCGAGCAGATCGACCAGCGCGCCTTCCTGCGTCGGCTCGCCGAGTTGCAGTACACCCGCAACGACATGGATTTCCGGCGCGGCACCTACCGGGTGCGCGGCGACGTGATCGACGTGTTTCCCGCCGATTCCGAGGAGGAGGCGGTGCGCATCGAGCTGTTCGACGACGAGATCGAGACGATCAGCCTGTTCGATCCGCTGACCGGCGAAATGCGCGGCAAGCTGCCGCGCATGACCATCTACCCCAAGAGCCACTACGTCACGCCGCGCGAGACGATCCTCGCCGCCGCCGACCGGATCAAGGCCGAGCTCGCCGAGCGTCTCGAGTGGCTGCGCAATCACGACAAGCTGGTCGAGGCCCAGCGCCTCGAACAGCGCACGCTCTACGACCTGGAAATGATGCACGAGCTGGGCTACTGCAACGGCATCGAGAACTACTCCCGCTATCTCTCGGGACGCCAACCGGGCGAGCCGCCGCCGACCTTCTTCGATTACCTGCCCCCCGACGCGATCCTGTTCATCGACGAATCCCACGTCAGCGTGCCGCAGGTGGGCGGCATGTACAAAGGCGACCGTTCGCGCAAGGAGACCCTGGTCGAGTATGGCTTTCGCCTGCCGTCGGCGCTCGACAACCGGCCGATGACCTTCGACGAGTGGGAGCGGATCTGCCCGCAGACGGTGTTCGTCTCGGCCACCCCCGGCCCCTACGAGGCGAAGCACGCCGGCCAGGTGGTCGAGCAGGTGGTGCGCCCGACCGGGCTGGTCGACCCCGAGATCGAGGTGCGCCCGGCCTCGACCCAGGTCGACGACCTGCTCTCGGAGATTCGTCTGCGCACCGAGGTCGGCGAGCGGGTGCTGGTGACTACCCTGACCAAGCGCATGGCCGAGGATCTGACCGAATATCTCGACGAGCACGACATCCGCGTGCGTTACCTGCATTCGGACATCGATACCGTGGAACGGGTCGAGATCCTGCGCGACCTGCGACTCGGCAAGTTCGACGTACTGGTGGGCATCAACCTGCTGCGCGAGGGCCTGGACATTCCCGAAGTGTCGCTGGTGGCGATCCTCGACGCCGACAAGGAGGGCTTCCTGCGTGCCGAGCGCTCTTTGATCCAGACCATCGGCCGCGCCGCGCGCAACGCCAACGGCAAGGCGATCCTCTACGGCGACCGGGTGACCGACTCGATGCGTCGGGCGATCGACGAGACCGAGCGGCGGCGTAACAAGCAGATCGCCCACAACGAAGCGCATGGCATCGTGCCGCGCACCGTGACCAAGTCGGTCGCCGATATCATGGAAGGCGCTCAGACGCCGGGCAAGAAGGGCAGCCGGCGCAAGGGCGAGCGCAAGGTTGCCGAGGGTCCCGGCGAGTATGGCATCGAGGCGCTGCGCAATCTCACGGTCCCCGAGCTGACTCGCGAGATCGCCAAGATCGAGGACGCCATGCACGAGGCGGCGCACAATCTCGAGTTCGAGGAAGCCGCGCGGCTACGTGACCGAGTCCAGACCCTCAACGCCCGCTTGATCGAGCTCAAATAA